In one Hyphomicrobium sp. 99 genomic region, the following are encoded:
- a CDS encoding Rrf2 family transcriptional regulator translates to MRLTKQTGHAIRILIDCALAGDQLVKVADVSDRLGVTKQNVFKIVHILSHAGFLAAVRGPNGGVRLAKPAASIKIGDVVRAIEVTRVQVEGGIDPKSSDTDPGNINAMFDDALAAFITVLDQHSLAELAVRSPMGLRTTEEPDEDNRSSKVRSKKPAARSSRRS, encoded by the coding sequence ATGCGCTTGACGAAGCAGACCGGCCACGCCATCCGCATTCTGATCGATTGCGCGCTAGCCGGCGATCAACTCGTAAAAGTCGCCGACGTCTCCGATCGGCTCGGCGTTACGAAGCAGAATGTATTCAAGATTGTGCATATCCTCTCGCACGCGGGTTTCCTTGCAGCCGTGAGGGGACCCAATGGCGGTGTGCGCCTCGCGAAACCCGCCGCCTCCATCAAGATCGGCGACGTCGTCCGCGCGATAGAAGTAACACGAGTACAAGTCGAGGGCGGTATCGATCCGAAGTCGAGCGATACGGACCCTGGCAATATCAACGCCATGTTCGACGACGCTCTGGCTGCATTCATCACCGTGCTCGATCAGCATTCGCTTGCCGAGCTTGCGGTGCGGTCCCCCATGGGCCTCAGAACGACCGAAGAGCCGGACGAAGATAATCGGAGTTCCAAGGTCCGAAGTAAAAAACCGGCGGCTCGCAGTTCGCGGCGAAGTTAA
- a CDS encoding imelysin family protein yields MSKKAFAWACATQLALAAVFVAGAPVFAAPATKDIIKNYGDVAEAMYSDALAKAKDLDKSIDALLAAPSAETLQAAREAWKASRVPYMQTEGFRFGNKIVDDWEGNVNSWPLDEGLIDYVDAASYGDTKEENPLYTANIIANKKIRLGPKILDASKIDKKVIGQLNSALNVEANVGTGYHAIEFLLWGQNLHKPGVKSGERQASDYDLKNCTHENCDRRRDYLKAASDLLVDDLSEMVDNWKPDGAARKALAEQDESAQLSTILTGLGSLSYGELAGERMKLGVLLHDPEEAHDCFSNNTHNSHYYDEVGMIALWNGKYAGASAKSGPSIAELAREKAPDAAKRVDEAMATTLEKMQAIKTKADSGEMLYDQMLEAGNDQGNKLILDAVDSLVAQARAIEGVVAALNLKVKIEGSDSLDDPDKVAKAK; encoded by the coding sequence ATGTCGAAAAAGGCGTTTGCATGGGCCTGCGCAACTCAATTGGCGCTGGCGGCCGTCTTTGTTGCCGGAGCGCCAGTCTTCGCGGCGCCCGCGACGAAAGATATCATCAAGAATTACGGGGACGTCGCCGAGGCGATGTACTCGGATGCGCTGGCCAAGGCCAAGGATCTCGATAAATCGATCGACGCCTTGCTGGCAGCGCCGAGCGCCGAAACGTTGCAAGCCGCTCGTGAGGCGTGGAAAGCGTCGCGCGTTCCCTACATGCAGACGGAAGGCTTTCGCTTCGGCAACAAGATCGTCGACGATTGGGAAGGCAACGTAAACTCGTGGCCGCTCGATGAAGGCTTGATCGATTATGTCGACGCGGCGAGCTACGGCGACACCAAGGAAGAAAATCCTCTCTACACGGCGAATATTATCGCTAACAAGAAGATCCGCCTTGGTCCTAAAATTCTCGACGCTTCGAAGATCGATAAGAAGGTCATCGGCCAGCTCAACAGCGCTTTGAATGTCGAGGCGAACGTCGGCACTGGATATCACGCGATCGAGTTTTTGCTCTGGGGCCAGAACCTCCATAAGCCCGGCGTCAAATCGGGTGAGCGGCAAGCGAGCGACTACGATCTCAAGAACTGCACGCATGAAAATTGCGATCGCCGCCGCGACTATCTGAAGGCCGCTTCAGACTTGCTCGTCGATGACCTGAGTGAAATGGTCGACAACTGGAAGCCGGACGGCGCGGCGCGCAAGGCCCTCGCTGAGCAGGATGAGAGCGCGCAGCTTTCGACGATTTTGACCGGCCTCGGCTCTCTTTCATACGGTGAGCTTGCGGGTGAACGCATGAAGCTCGGCGTGCTGCTGCACGATCCGGAAGAGGCGCACGACTGCTTCTCGAACAACACGCATAACAGCCATTACTACGACGAAGTCGGCATGATCGCACTCTGGAACGGCAAATACGCCGGTGCCAGCGCGAAGAGCGGGCCGAGCATTGCCGAACTCGCACGCGAAAAGGCGCCGGATGCCGCAAAGCGGGTCGACGAGGCGATGGCGACGACGCTCGAGAAGATGCAGGCCATCAAGACCAAGGCCGATTCCGGCGAGATGCTCTACGACCAGATGCTCGAAGCCGGCAACGACCAGGGCAACAAGCTCATCCTCGATGCAGTCGATTCTCTCGTCGCACAGGCACGAGCAATTGAAGGCGTCGTTGCTGCCTTGAACCTCAAGGTGAAGATCGAGGGTTCGGATAGCCTCGATGATCCGGACAAGGTCGCCAAGGCGAAATAA
- a CDS encoding ATP-binding protein has translation MAGLNSSSDKMLTWTDLAAAMPNPAIILDPASVILNYNEAALSLFDRLKQGAPLEHVNRDPELIAAVSGAFEKGAKQTAHLVPRGSMGQRLIATVTPLGGDKQHQPVAVLITIHDESEQRRLLEMRADFIANASHELRTPLASVRGFIETLQGPARNDEAARERFLAIMADQAERMTRLIDDLLLLSRVEEKANLKPTGRVDLNDLIEDVIRSLSPFAEERSISIDVESASGELVAMGDRDELFQVFHNLVENAVKYGRDGGTVKISLKKKASVRPESVGARAFIAIADDGPGIAPEHLPRLTERFYRVSAEHSRRIGGTGLGLAIVKHVLNRHEGELSVQSVVGKGTTFDVILPAYK, from the coding sequence ATGGCGGGTTTGAACTCAAGTTCCGACAAGATGCTCACATGGACGGATCTTGCGGCGGCAATGCCCAATCCTGCGATCATCCTCGACCCGGCATCCGTAATTCTGAATTATAACGAAGCTGCGTTGAGCCTTTTCGATCGATTGAAGCAAGGCGCACCACTCGAGCACGTCAATCGTGACCCCGAACTGATCGCCGCCGTTTCAGGAGCCTTCGAAAAGGGCGCGAAGCAAACGGCGCACCTCGTCCCCCGAGGCAGCATGGGCCAACGTCTCATCGCGACGGTGACGCCGCTCGGCGGCGATAAACAGCATCAGCCCGTTGCCGTACTAATTACCATCCATGATGAATCCGAGCAGCGTCGCCTGCTCGAAATGCGCGCGGATTTCATCGCCAACGCCAGCCACGAATTGCGCACGCCGCTCGCTTCTGTACGCGGCTTCATTGAGACGCTTCAGGGCCCGGCTCGAAACGACGAAGCAGCACGCGAGCGATTCCTCGCGATTATGGCCGATCAAGCCGAACGCATGACTCGCCTGATCGACGATCTCCTTTTGCTCAGTCGCGTCGAAGAAAAGGCCAACCTCAAGCCGACGGGCCGCGTCGATCTGAATGATTTGATCGAAGACGTCATAAGGTCTCTGTCCCCGTTCGCTGAAGAACGGAGCATTTCGATCGATGTCGAATCCGCGAGCGGCGAATTGGTGGCGATGGGCGATCGCGACGAACTGTTTCAAGTCTTCCACAACCTCGTCGAAAATGCCGTCAAATACGGCCGGGACGGCGGCACGGTGAAAATCTCACTGAAAAAGAAAGCAAGCGTTCGCCCGGAAAGCGTCGGCGCGCGCGCGTTTATTGCAATTGCCGACGACGGACCTGGGATCGCCCCTGAGCATTTGCCCCGGCTTACAGAGCGTTTTTACCGTGTCAGCGCCGAACATTCCCGTCGCATTGGCGGGACCGGCCTCGGCCTCGCCATCGTTAAGCACGTCCTGAACCGCCACGAAGGAGAACTTTCCGTCCAATCGGTGGTTGGCAAAGGAACGACTTTTGATGTCATTCTGCCAGCCTACAAATAA